The following are encoded together in the Mammaliicoccus vitulinus genome:
- a CDS encoding MFS transporter, with product MKNSSFKKLFIILSIIVAVSGFSQGMLLPLISVIFERNGISSSLSGIHAISLYIGVFLSSFFIEGLVRKSGFKYMILIGGAIVALSLLLFPTLKTLSIWFILRLLIGVGDNMLHFSTQTWLTHITPKDKLGRTISVYGFSFSAGFMLGPLLAKLVDVSEILPFIISAILSIITISLVLLIHNEFPSSNVRPINMINTLRNFGDVIKTSWIAFMFPLLYGLFEAGLHSNFPIFGLRNGLDVTSITLILPAFSLGAILFQVPIGMFSDIHGRKKVLTFLTLIGSIIFMLGDFLPTTTFVMMALFLVAGLFTGSFYGLGVSFMTDLTPKHNLPAGNLMIAMSFSVGSMIGPMLGGTIIQLSDGTIFFTMIAAFVFIVFLLLLVHKTPQQVE from the coding sequence ATGAAAAATTCTTCATTCAAAAAATTATTTATTATACTTTCAATTATTGTGGCTGTCTCTGGTTTCTCACAAGGAATGCTTTTACCATTAATCTCAGTAATATTTGAACGTAACGGTATTTCAAGTTCCTTAAGCGGTATACATGCAATATCACTATACATTGGTGTATTTCTTTCTTCCTTCTTTATTGAAGGTCTCGTACGCAAATCCGGATTTAAATATATGATTTTAATCGGCGGTGCAATTGTTGCGTTATCACTATTGTTATTCCCTACATTAAAAACTTTATCCATATGGTTTATTTTAAGGCTACTAATTGGTGTTGGTGATAACATGTTACATTTTAGTACACAAACATGGTTAACACACATTACACCAAAAGATAAACTAGGCAGAACCATTTCAGTATACGGATTCAGTTTCTCGGCAGGATTTATGCTTGGACCGTTATTAGCTAAACTCGTTGATGTATCAGAAATATTGCCATTTATAATTTCAGCAATTCTCTCTATTATAACTATTTCATTAGTATTGTTAATTCATAATGAATTTCCTTCATCGAATGTACGACCAATCAATATGATCAATACATTGAGAAACTTCGGTGATGTTATAAAAACTTCTTGGATAGCTTTCATGTTTCCATTACTATATGGATTATTTGAAGCCGGACTGCATAGTAACTTTCCAATTTTTGGTTTGAGAAATGGACTGGATGTAACAAGTATCACGCTCATATTACCAGCATTTAGTTTAGGTGCAATACTATTCCAAGTACCAATAGGTATGTTTAGCGATATACACGGTAGAAAAAAAGTATTAACATTTTTAACCTTAATAGGTAGCATCATTTTCATGTTAGGCGACTTTTTACCAACGACTACCTTTGTAATGATGGCCTTATTTTTAGTAGCAGGACTCTTTACCGGATCATTTTATGGTTTAGGTGTAAGTTTTATGACAGACTTAACACCAAAACATAATTTACCGGCAGGAAATTTAATGATCGCCATGTCGTTTAGTGTAGGTAGCATGATTGGACCAATGCTAGGTGGAACCATTATTCAACTATCAGACGGCACGATATTCTTTACAATGATTGCAGCATTTGTATTTATTGTATTCCTATTACTCTTAGTGCATAAAACACCACAGCAAGTAGAATAA
- a CDS encoding YerC/YecD family TrpR-related protein yields the protein MQIEKLRGKALDELFDAILTLETREECYQFFDDICTVNELQSFSQRLQVAKMIKQGYTYAHIEKESGASTATISRVKRSLQWGNDAYTMILERMNIDFEK from the coding sequence TTGCAAATCGAAAAATTAAGAGGTAAAGCTTTAGACGAACTTTTTGATGCGATACTAACATTAGAAACTAGAGAAGAATGTTATCAATTTTTTGATGATATTTGTACAGTAAATGAATTGCAGTCGTTTTCACAACGATTACAAGTTGCTAAGATGATTAAACAAGGATATACCTATGCTCATATCGAGAAAGAATCTGGAGCATCAACGGCAACTATTTCTCGAGTTAAACGTTCATTACAATGGGGTAATGATGCATACACGATGATTCTTGAAAGAATGAATATAGATTTCGAAAAATAA
- the purB gene encoding adenylosuccinate lyase codes for MIERYSREEMANIWTEQNRFEAWLEVEILACEAWSKLGHIPAEDVKLIRQNAKVDVDRAKEIEQETRHDVVAFTRQVSETLGEERKWVHYGLTSTDVVDTALSYVVKQANEIIEKDLERFLEVLKNKAIEHKTTLMMGRTHGVHAEPTTFGIKMALWYTEMKRNLERFKRVREEIEVGKMSGAVGTFANIPPEIEEHVCKELGLDYAPVSTQTLQRDRHAYYIATLGLIATSIEKFAVEVRSLQKTETREVEEAFAKGQKGSSAMPHKRNPIGSENVTGLARVIRGYVTTAYENVPLWHERDISHSSAERIMLPDVTIALDYALNRFTNIIDKLTVYPENMKRNIDKTFGLIYSQRVMLTLINKGMVREEAYDIVQPKAMESWETQTPFRTLVEQDDKITNLLSASELDECFDENHHLNQVDTIFRRAGIE; via the coding sequence ATGATTGAACGTTATTCTAGAGAAGAAATGGCTAATATTTGGACTGAACAAAATCGTTTTGAAGCATGGTTAGAAGTTGAAATACTAGCGTGTGAAGCATGGAGCAAGTTAGGACATATTCCTGCTGAGGATGTTAAACTAATAAGACAAAATGCTAAAGTCGACGTTGATAGAGCTAAAGAAATTGAACAAGAGACTCGTCATGATGTTGTGGCATTTACTAGACAAGTATCTGAAACATTAGGTGAAGAACGTAAATGGGTTCATTACGGTTTAACATCAACGGATGTAGTAGATACTGCACTTAGTTATGTAGTTAAACAAGCTAATGAAATTATCGAAAAAGATTTAGAAAGATTTTTAGAAGTTTTGAAAAATAAAGCGATCGAACATAAAACGACTTTAATGATGGGAAGAACACATGGTGTACATGCTGAACCAACAACATTTGGTATAAAAATGGCGCTTTGGTACACTGAAATGAAACGTAATTTAGAAAGATTTAAACGAGTACGTGAAGAAATTGAAGTAGGTAAAATGAGTGGAGCAGTTGGTACTTTTGCGAACATTCCTCCTGAAATTGAAGAGCATGTATGTAAGGAGTTAGGTTTGGACTATGCACCAGTGTCTACTCAAACATTACAACGCGATCGTCACGCTTATTACATTGCAACATTAGGATTAATTGCAACGTCTATAGAAAAGTTTGCAGTAGAGGTACGTAGTTTACAAAAAACTGAAACACGTGAAGTAGAAGAAGCGTTTGCTAAAGGTCAAAAGGGATCATCAGCTATGCCTCATAAACGTAATCCAATTGGTTCTGAGAATGTAACAGGTTTAGCACGTGTTATTAGAGGCTATGTGACGACTGCATATGAGAATGTACCGTTATGGCATGAAAGAGATATCTCACACTCATCTGCAGAGAGAATTATGTTACCTGATGTTACAATCGCTTTAGATTATGCTTTAAATAGATTTACTAATATTATTGATAAATTAACAGTATATCCTGAAAATATGAAACGTAATATAGATAAAACATTTGGTCTTATTTATTCACAACGTGTTATGTTAACACTTATTAATAAAGGAATGGTAAGAGAAGAAGCGTATGATATCGTTCAACCAAAAGCGATGGAATCTTGGGAAACACAGACGCCATTTAGAACTTTAGTAGAACAAGACGATAAAATCACAAACTTGTTAAGTGCTTCTGAATTAGATGAATGTTTCGATGAAAATCATCACTTAAATCAAGTAGATACTATATTTAGAAGAGCGGGTATTGAATAA
- the hisG gene encoding ATP phosphoribosyltransferase: protein MLTVALSKGRLLKDFIKFIDSNGNSKWAEALNKRERKLQIQVENVRFILVKGNDVPTYVEQGIADIGITGSDVLDEKDKLNVNNLVDLPFGFCHFAVASKPDVTEYNKIATTYVKTTKAYFKNKGQDVSIIPLSGSVELAAVVNMVDAIVDIVQTGTTLKSNGLVEKESIGDINAKLITNKHAFFSKSNVIESFIEEIGVSINAI, encoded by the coding sequence ATGTTAACAGTAGCGCTTAGTAAAGGTCGTCTATTAAAAGATTTTATTAAATTTATTGACTCGAATGGAAATTCAAAATGGGCAGAAGCTCTAAATAAAAGAGAACGCAAACTACAAATTCAAGTTGAAAATGTAAGATTTATTTTAGTTAAAGGTAATGATGTACCAACTTATGTTGAACAAGGCATTGCTGATATCGGTATAACTGGTAGTGACGTACTTGATGAAAAAGATAAACTCAACGTTAACAATTTAGTTGATTTACCTTTCGGATTTTGTCATTTTGCAGTTGCGAGCAAACCAGATGTTACTGAATACAACAAAATTGCTACAACTTATGTTAAAACAACTAAAGCTTATTTTAAAAATAAAGGACAAGATGTTTCAATCATCCCGCTATCAGGTTCTGTAGAATTAGCTGCTGTCGTTAACATGGTTGATGCGATAGTAGATATTGTCCAAACGGGTACAACATTAAAATCTAATGGACTTGTAGAGAAAGAATCTATCGGAGATATAAATGCAAAGTTAATTACAAACAAACATGCTTTCTTTAGTAAATCTAATGTTATTGAATCATTTATAGAAGAAATTGGGGTGTCTATTAATGCTATCTAA
- a CDS encoding heptaprenylglyceryl phosphate synthase: MYDIKLWRHVFKLDPAKSITDEDLMKVCESGTDAIVIGGTDDVTEDNVLNLMSRIRRYPLPCALEISNIESVVPGFDFYFVPSVLNSNNVNYHNGLLQQAVKKYGYMMDFDEIFLEGYVVMNEKSKVAQLTEARTDLDVEDLISYARMVDKLYHLPIFYIEYSGKYGDVDELKEVKEHLEHAQLIYGGGINNLEKAKEMAEYADTIVVGNVIYEDLKQALQTVKVKQ; this comes from the coding sequence ATGTACGATATAAAGTTGTGGAGACATGTGTTCAAATTAGATCCAGCTAAATCCATTACAGATGAGGATTTAATGAAAGTATGCGAATCTGGTACTGACGCTATTGTAATTGGTGGTACGGATGATGTTACTGAAGATAATGTCTTGAATTTGATGAGTCGTATTAGACGTTATCCACTACCTTGTGCTTTAGAGATATCTAATATAGAAAGTGTTGTTCCAGGGTTTGATTTTTATTTTGTACCGAGTGTATTGAATAGTAATAATGTTAACTATCACAATGGATTACTTCAACAAGCTGTTAAGAAATATGGTTATATGATGGATTTTGATGAAATATTTCTTGAAGGCTATGTTGTTATGAATGAGAAAAGTAAAGTTGCACAATTGACTGAAGCTCGAACGGATTTGGATGTTGAAGATTTAATCAGTTACGCAAGAATGGTCGATAAGTTATATCATTTGCCGATATTTTATATAGAATATAGCGGAAAATATGGTGATGTTGATGAACTTAAAGAAGTGAAAGAACATTTGGAACATGCTCAGTTAATATATGGTGGCGGCATTAACAACTTAGAAAAGGCTAAAGAGATGGCAGAATATGCTGATACAATTGTTGTTGGCAATGTTATATATGAAGATTTGAAACAAGCTTTACAAACTGTAAAAGTAAAACAATAA
- a CDS encoding M15 family metallopeptidase produces the protein MKKLFLIVGISSIVLSACGVQNDTRNQSNTEDKSSTEKEKHQNNENNHDNEKRSQHDITKKDGITYVDGHVFANKKVDLPSDYAPGENSTARKQLNSLIQDARNKGLDLVFRSGYRSYDEQDQLYKDYVARDGEEAANQYSAKPGQSEHQTGLSFDVGSDTATDDFRTSFGKTDEGMWIKEHAHEYGFIVRYPNGKEKITGYQYEPWHLRYVGKDLANTIYKQNTTLEEYFNYGK, from the coding sequence ATGAAGAAACTATTTTTAATTGTTGGAATATCTTCTATAGTGTTAAGTGCATGTGGCGTGCAAAATGATACACGCAATCAATCCAATACGGAAGATAAGTCATCTACAGAAAAAGAAAAACATCAAAATAATGAAAACAATCATGATAATGAAAAACGTAGCCAACATGATATCACAAAGAAAGATGGTATTACGTATGTTGATGGCCATGTCTTTGCAAATAAGAAAGTTGATTTGCCGAGCGATTATGCACCAGGTGAAAATAGCACAGCTAGAAAGCAATTGAATAGTTTGATACAAGATGCGAGAAATAAAGGGTTAGATTTGGTATTTAGAAGCGGATATCGATCATATGATGAACAGGATCAATTATATAAAGATTATGTAGCTAGAGATGGTGAAGAAGCTGCCAACCAATATAGTGCAAAGCCGGGTCAATCAGAACATCAAACTGGTTTATCATTTGATGTAGGTTCTGATACAGCGACAGATGATTTTAGAACATCATTTGGCAAAACTGATGAAGGTATGTGGATTAAAGAACATGCACATGAATATGGGTTTATTGTGAGATATCCAAATGGGAAAGAGAAAATCACGGGCTATCAATATGAACCATGGCATTTAAGATATGTTGGTAAAGATTTAGCTAACACGATATATAAACAAAATACAACATTAGAAGAGTACTTTAATTACGGTAAGTAA
- a CDS encoding DUF2179 domain-containing protein encodes MSAILDNPWLMVLSIFVINIVYVSCLTMRTILTLKGYRYIAATVSVLEVVVYVIGLGLVINSLDQIQNILAYALGFATGIIVGMKIEEKIALGYIVVNVTTAEYETDLPRKLRDLGYGVTHYVAKGRDGDRLVMQILTPRRFEFKLMDTIKQLDSKAFVIAYEPKNIHGGFWVKGVRSKKLKAYDTDEV; translated from the coding sequence ATGTCAGCTATATTAGATAATCCGTGGCTAATGGTACTGTCTATATTTGTCATTAATATAGTATATGTATCTTGCTTAACAATGAGAACGATTTTAACACTAAAAGGATATCGATATATAGCCGCTACTGTAAGTGTACTTGAAGTAGTCGTTTATGTAATCGGGTTAGGTTTAGTAATAAATAGTCTTGATCAAATTCAAAATATTTTAGCTTATGCACTTGGTTTTGCAACAGGTATTATTGTAGGCATGAAGATAGAAGAGAAGATTGCATTAGGCTATATCGTCGTGAATGTTACAACTGCGGAGTACGAAACAGATTTACCGAGAAAATTGAGAGACTTAGGATATGGTGTTACACATTATGTTGCTAAAGGTAGAGATGGAGATCGACTTGTTATGCAAATATTAACACCACGTAGATTTGAATTTAAGTTAATGGACACAATTAAACAATTAGATTCAAAAGCTTTTGTTATCGCGTATGAACCGAAGAATATCCATGGAGGATTCTGGGTTAAAGGCGTACGCAGTAAAAAATTAAAGGCGTATGATACTGATGAAGTTTAG
- the nadE gene encoding ammonia-dependent NAD(+) synthetase, with the protein MRDLQSIIVKEMNVKQNIDPKKEYEEIKQFLKTYVKAHSFVKSLVLGISGGQDSTLLGKIAQLTVDELNAEENGEYQFIAVRLPYGEQFDEQDTQDALDFINPSKRITVNIKPAVQASIQSLSEAGIELTDFQKGNEKARERMKVQYSIASAHSGIVLGTDHSAENITGFYTKFGDGACDIAPLFGLNKRQGKAILKYLDGPDHLINKVPTADLEEDKPALPDEEALGVTYDSIDDFLEGKKVSEKDQEIIQNHYVRNAHKREMPYTRYTWPK; encoded by the coding sequence ATGAGAGATTTACAATCAATCATAGTTAAAGAAATGAATGTAAAACAAAATATCGACCCTAAAAAAGAATATGAAGAAATTAAGCAATTTTTAAAAACTTATGTAAAAGCTCATAGTTTTGTAAAATCTTTAGTATTAGGTATTTCTGGTGGTCAAGATTCTACATTGCTTGGAAAAATAGCACAGTTAACGGTGGATGAACTCAATGCAGAAGAAAATGGTGAATATCAATTTATTGCTGTGAGATTACCTTATGGCGAACAGTTTGATGAACAAGATACACAAGATGCGTTAGATTTTATTAATCCTAGCAAACGCATAACAGTTAATATCAAACCAGCTGTTCAAGCGAGTATACAATCGTTAAGTGAAGCGGGCATAGAACTGACAGACTTCCAAAAAGGAAACGAAAAAGCTAGAGAACGTATGAAAGTTCAATATTCAATCGCTTCTGCACATAGTGGTATCGTATTAGGAACTGATCATTCAGCAGAAAATATAACAGGGTTCTATACTAAGTTCGGTGATGGCGCTTGTGATATTGCACCTTTATTTGGCTTGAATAAGAGACAAGGTAAAGCCATCTTGAAATATTTAGATGGACCAGATCATTTAATTAATAAAGTACCAACTGCTGATTTAGAAGAAGATAAACCAGCTCTACCTGATGAAGAAGCTTTAGGCGTAACATATGATTCGATTGATGACTTCTTAGAAGGTAAAAAAGTAAGTGAAAAAGATCAAGAAATTATTCAAAATCATTATGTAAGAAATGCACACAAAAGAGAAATGCCTTATACACGATATACATGGCCAAAATAA
- a CDS encoding NETI motif-containing protein, producing the protein MKFRVEENETIEMCLKRMKDQGYTPVKRFEKPVFIEKKNGDIEVLKQEIQFVGKKIQE; encoded by the coding sequence ATGAAGTTTAGAGTAGAAGAAAACGAAACGATAGAAATGTGTCTTAAAAGAATGAAAGATCAAGGTTACACACCTGTAAAAAGATTTGAGAAACCAGTGTTTATCGAAAAGAAAAACGGAGACATTGAAGTTCTTAAACAAGAAATACAATTTGTAGGTAAAAAAATTCAAGAATGA
- a CDS encoding nicotinate phosphoribosyltransferase: MYKYEDDSLMLHTDLYQINMGETYWNDGIHERTAIFDLYFRSMPFNSGYAIFSGLERIVQFIENFKFTDTDIEYLREVGYQDDYLDYLKALRFTGNIRGMKEGELCFNNEPLIRVEAPLIQAQLVETALLNIVNFQTLIATKASRIKQVVRDEIVMEFGTRRAQEMDAAIWGARAAVIGGFDSTSNVRAGKLFGIPISGTHAHSMVQTYDDEYLAFKKYAERHKNCVFLVDTFHTLKSGVPNAIRVAKELGDKINFVGIRLDSGDIAYLSKEARRMLDEAGLEDAKIFASNDLDEETITSLKAQGAKVTAWGVGTKLITAYDQPALGAVYKLVAIEDENGELSDRIKISNNAEKVTTPGKKNVYRIINTKTNKSEGDYITLENEKPNEEERLKMFHPVHTYKMKYIKNFKAVDLHHDIFTNGKLVYTLPGINDIKQFAFDNLDILWEENKRYLNPEEYPVDLSKACWDNKNKKIFEVAERVADAIKDVE, from the coding sequence ATGTATAAATACGAAGACGATAGTTTAATGTTACACACAGATTTATATCAAATCAATATGGGCGAAACTTATTGGAATGATGGGATTCATGAACGTACAGCTATATTTGATTTATATTTTAGAAGTATGCCATTTAATAGTGGGTATGCTATTTTTAGTGGATTAGAAAGAATCGTACAATTTATAGAAAACTTCAAATTTACGGATACAGATATTGAGTATTTGAGAGAAGTTGGATATCAAGATGACTATTTAGATTATTTAAAAGCTTTACGTTTTACAGGTAACATTAGAGGAATGAAAGAAGGGGAATTATGCTTTAATAATGAACCGCTTATTAGAGTTGAAGCACCGTTAATTCAAGCTCAACTTGTTGAGACCGCACTTTTAAATATCGTGAATTTCCAAACTTTAATTGCAACTAAAGCAAGTAGAATAAAGCAAGTCGTGCGCGATGAAATCGTGATGGAATTTGGTACAAGAAGAGCTCAAGAAATGGATGCTGCAATATGGGGAGCTAGAGCAGCAGTCATTGGTGGTTTTGACTCAACGAGTAATGTAAGAGCAGGTAAATTATTTGGTATTCCTATTTCAGGAACACATGCGCATTCAATGGTTCAAACGTATGATGATGAATATCTGGCTTTCAAAAAATATGCTGAAAGACACAAAAATTGTGTGTTCTTAGTAGATACATTCCATACTCTAAAATCTGGGGTTCCTAATGCTATCAGAGTTGCGAAAGAATTAGGTGACAAAATTAATTTTGTCGGTATACGTCTAGACTCAGGTGATATTGCGTATTTATCTAAAGAAGCGAGAAGAATGTTAGATGAAGCGGGATTAGAAGATGCTAAAATCTTTGCTTCAAATGATTTAGATGAAGAAACAATCACAAGTTTGAAAGCGCAAGGAGCAAAAGTGACTGCCTGGGGTGTTGGAACGAAACTTATTACTGCATATGATCAACCAGCACTTGGTGCAGTTTATAAACTTGTGGCAATTGAAGATGAGAATGGTGAACTGTCTGACCGCATTAAAATTTCTAACAATGCTGAAAAAGTAACAACTCCTGGCAAAAAAAATGTCTACAGAATTATCAATACGAAGACGAATAAATCTGAAGGAGATTACATCACGTTAGAAAATGAAAAACCGAACGAGGAAGAACGTTTAAAAATGTTCCATCCCGTGCATACTTATAAAATGAAATATATTAAAAACTTTAAAGCCGTTGATTTACATCACGATATCTTTACAAATGGAAAGCTTGTTTATACATTGCCAGGAATTAATGATATTAAGCAATTTGCTTTTGATAACCTTGATATATTATGGGAAGAAAACAAACGTTATTTAAATCCAGAAGAGTATCCGGTAGACTTAAGTAAAGCTTGTTGGGATAATAAGAATAAGAAGATATTTGAAGTGGCAGAAAGAGTTGCAGACGCTATAAAGGATGTGGAGTAG
- a CDS encoding ATP phosphoribosyltransferase regulatory subunit, translating to MDYVKYRDDVINKKEKELSFLKYFSAKDFEVIDMNFIEKLQWKQLNQDDLNSLDTRSIWKNGDAFYSLRNDWTDQIQHYSREYHLKASRVTYAGPISINEQIYTNLGVEIFNPNRNDMLQCYQYIHDFIQNELELNVDFAVIGHYQLFDLLLPKEEQTEELFQAISERNISKISKLLTQNHTLVQLLKTPTHQQLDFITTIADTEHPTYKSLLYWKAALEESGINHIHLDITTMPPKSYYVGSFIQLYQNNNRNPIASGGHYNGTLEGFGFGIQLN from the coding sequence ATGGATTATGTAAAATATAGAGATGATGTAATTAATAAGAAAGAAAAGGAACTTAGTTTCTTAAAATATTTTAGCGCTAAAGATTTTGAAGTTATCGATATGAACTTCATTGAAAAATTACAATGGAAACAATTGAATCAAGATGATTTAAACAGTCTTGATACGAGAAGTATTTGGAAAAATGGTGATGCTTTTTATAGTTTAAGAAATGATTGGACTGATCAAATTCAACATTACAGTCGTGAATATCATTTAAAAGCTTCGCGCGTTACATACGCTGGTCCTATTTCAATTAATGAACAAATATATACTAACTTAGGTGTCGAGATATTTAATCCTAATAGAAACGATATGTTGCAATGTTATCAATATATTCATGATTTCATTCAAAACGAACTTGAGCTTAATGTTGATTTTGCTGTTATCGGACATTATCAACTATTTGACCTTTTATTACCTAAAGAGGAACAAACAGAAGAATTATTCCAAGCAATTAGTGAAAGAAACATTTCAAAAATTTCTAAATTGCTCACGCAAAACCATACTTTAGTTCAACTACTAAAAACACCTACACATCAACAATTGGATTTCATAACAACAATTGCTGATACTGAACATCCGACATATAAATCATTACTATATTGGAAAGCTGCACTTGAAGAGTCCGGCATTAACCATATTCATTTAGATATTACAACAATGCCACCAAAATCATATTACGTTGGTAGTTTTATACAGCTTTATCAAAATAACAATCGCAACCCTATTGCTTCAGGTGGTCATTATAATGGCACTTTAGAAGGATTCGGATTCGGTATCCAATTAAATTAG